One genomic segment of Bacillota bacterium includes these proteins:
- a CDS encoding alpha-glucosidase/alpha-galactosidase: MMAKIAFLGAGSTVFAKNILGDCLLTPALRDSEFALFDIDLQRLKDSEQMLNAINNNTGNHGKVVAYTDRKAALKDADYVINAVQIGGYEPCTVIDFEVPKKYGLRQTIGDTLGIGGIFRALRTLPVMFDFARDIEEVCPDAWFLNYTNPMAILTGALQRYTGVKTIGLCHSVQICAPHLLKHLEMPTDNIQWKIAGINHMAWLLEITRNGEDLYPEIKRRAAIKQQEGKHYDMVRFEMMRRFGYYVTESSEHNAEYLPYFIKSKYPELIDEFNIPLDEYPRRCEAQIAGWEKMREHLVNNDKLTHTRTNEYGSYIMEAMETNQPFKIGGNVINNGLIPNLPAEACVEVPCLVDASGIAPCYVGPLPPQLAALNLTNINVHLLTIEAAITGKKEHIYHAAMLDPHTGSELTLDEIVNLCDDLIEAHGDWLPKFK, translated from the coding sequence ATGATGGCGAAGATAGCATTTTTAGGCGCTGGGAGCACGGTGTTTGCCAAGAACATACTTGGTGACTGCCTGCTTACTCCTGCGCTCAGAGATTCCGAGTTTGCCCTGTTTGATATTGATTTGCAGCGGCTGAAGGATTCGGAGCAGATGCTGAACGCGATTAATAACAACACAGGCAACCACGGAAAAGTTGTCGCGTATACCGATCGCAAAGCTGCGCTAAAAGACGCCGATTATGTTATCAACGCGGTGCAGATCGGCGGCTACGAGCCCTGCACAGTGATTGACTTTGAAGTTCCCAAAAAATATGGGTTAAGGCAGACAATCGGAGATACCTTGGGTATTGGTGGAATTTTCCGCGCTTTAAGGACTCTGCCGGTGATGTTTGATTTTGCCCGGGATATTGAAGAAGTCTGTCCCGATGCTTGGTTCTTAAACTATACAAATCCGATGGCGATCTTGACTGGTGCTCTGCAGCGCTATACCGGAGTAAAGACCATCGGACTCTGCCACAGCGTCCAGATCTGCGCTCCCCACCTGTTGAAGCACTTGGAAATGCCCACTGATAACATTCAGTGGAAGATAGCAGGCATTAACCATATGGCGTGGCTGTTAGAGATAACCCGCAATGGTGAGGATCTTTATCCGGAGATTAAACGGCGGGCGGCCATCAAACAGCAGGAAGGCAAGCATTACGATATGGTCCGCTTTGAGATGATGCGACGCTTCGGTTACTATGTAACCGAGTCTAGTGAGCATAACGCCGAATACCTGCCCTATTTCATCAAGTCTAAGTATCCGGAGCTGATTGACGAGTTCAATATTCCGTTAGATGAATACCCCCGCCGCTGCGAGGCCCAGATTGCCGGGTGGGAGAAAATGCGGGAGCATCTGGTGAACAATGACAAGCTGACTCATACTAGAACGAATGAGTACGGCTCGTATATCATGGAAGCGATGGAAACCAATCAACCCTTTAAAATCGGCGGCAATGTGATCAATAACGGCTTGATTCCTAATCTGCCCGCTGAGGCCTGCGTAGAGGTGCCCTGCCTGGTTGATGCAAGCGGTATTGCCCCGTGCTATGTAGGACCGCTGCCGCCGCAGCTGGCTGCTCTAAACTTAACAAATATTAACGTCCATCTCTTAACGATTGAAGCTGCAATTACCGGGAAAAAAGAGCACATCTATCACGCAGCGATGCTTGATCCCCACACGGGAAGCGAGCTTACTCTCGATGAAATTGTAAACCTGTGCGACGATTTAATCGAAGCCCACGGCGACTGGCTGCCAAAGTTTAAGTGA
- a CDS encoding extracellular solute-binding protein — protein MGKKRMLFLSAVIVLVLAVGVQAFDLTEFGFKPAGSYDFGGETVTIISWTSERMETLYFQGYLPVLDRVAEAEELFNCKIEFMQTREIPEVNFNRLLSGESVNDLWHVQNKIGYWELVSANALYPVHDLLGDEYYEMLPPSLMAVEEAFKYQGKYWGLGPVEWRPIYGYQNDMKFVAYNKTLIEREGLPDPYELYLAGEWTWDAATDLAVRATQDTDGDGEIDVWGIVGAGATDLAVANGATMTAVDETGRVVFVADDPKYIEALEQTTLWWTELGVQMPTYSSGDLGSAFRNGRAAMNFGISAFNLPELLENMTDEWGLVPFPMGPSTDRHHWTVQALNTTVIPANAADPEALAALRAFLWREEDISINDFLAAHVNSQEAADVLLTANREWEGQASRLFETFLGDFTTYEREVQQGQRSATAAMAEIKPIIQANLDDLFSQ, from the coding sequence ATGGGCAAAAAACGGATGTTGTTTCTTAGTGCAGTTATAGTTTTAGTGTTGGCTGTAGGCGTGCAGGCATTTGACCTAACTGAGTTCGGTTTTAAACCAGCTGGAAGCTATGATTTTGGCGGTGAAACCGTAACCATCATCTCCTGGACCAGTGAGCGGATGGAGACTCTTTACTTCCAAGGCTATCTGCCGGTTTTGGATCGGGTAGCAGAGGCGGAAGAACTTTTTAACTGCAAAATTGAATTTATGCAGACCCGGGAGATTCCTGAGGTTAACTTCAACCGCCTGTTATCCGGTGAATCAGTTAACGATTTATGGCATGTTCAAAACAAAATTGGTTATTGGGAATTAGTTTCAGCCAATGCCCTTTATCCAGTGCATGACCTGCTGGGCGATGAATACTATGAAATGCTGCCGCCCAGTCTGATGGCGGTAGAAGAAGCGTTTAAATACCAAGGCAAATACTGGGGTCTTGGTCCGGTCGAGTGGAGACCCATTTACGGCTATCAAAATGATATGAAGTTTGTTGCTTACAACAAAACATTGATCGAACGTGAAGGTCTGCCGGACCCCTACGAACTCTATCTTGCCGGTGAGTGGACGTGGGATGCAGCCACTGATCTCGCTGTAAGAGCAACTCAGGACACTGACGGCGATGGTGAAATTGATGTATGGGGTATTGTTGGGGCTGGAGCTACTGACTTGGCTGTAGCGAACGGAGCCACAATGACTGCTGTTGATGAAACAGGCCGCGTAGTTTTTGTGGCCGATGATCCTAAATACATTGAAGCTTTGGAGCAGACTACCCTGTGGTGGACTGAACTTGGTGTGCAGATGCCGACCTACAGCTCCGGAGACTTGGGTAGTGCATTTAGGAACGGTAGAGCAGCAATGAACTTTGGCATTTCTGCGTTTAACCTGCCTGAGCTCTTGGAAAACATGACTGATGAGTGGGGGCTCGTTCCATTTCCAATGGGTCCAAGCACAGATCGCCATCACTGGACAGTGCAGGCTTTGAATACCACTGTTATTCCGGCCAACGCTGCTGATCCGGAAGCTCTGGCTGCTCTCCGCGCGTTCTTGTGGCGCGAAGAAGACATCAGTATCAATGATTTCTTGGCTGCCCATGTCAACAGCCAAGAAGCTGCTGATGTACTCTTGACTGCGAATCGTGAGTGGGAAGGCCAAGCTTCACGCCTGTTCGAGACTTTCCTTGGCGATTTTACTACATATGAAAGAGAAGTTCAGCAGGGACAGCGGAGCGCAACTGCTGCCATGGCTGAAATCAAGCCGATTATTCAGGCTAATCTCGATGATCTGTTCAGCCAATAA
- a CDS encoding glycoside hydrolase family 2, translated as MAKVSKLDQVVEVNPALYRPLAFFGINIEQDDDNIIEWVRWCKRQGFGGFNIIVGSDCEGRAHDAWIEKLLHAYEVALRTAKEEGLEVWIFDDWGYPSGTAGGLVCTNPDYRIKRLDIVYDCMVEPGSSVTVTVPERFVAAGVLSGRDYQPLKLTPGEEFTYTAEERSARLVIVGWNYDPHQAKSNCKSYPGDPAMSCIDMLNPMATRRFIEVMHERYFQRLEPYMGDVVKGFFYDEPFVQHQHPWTEKLPEVFKAKKGYDLLEILPELLVKMSHPRGHIVKYIDDFFDVWTDMVAENYYGELSRWCEQHGLELSGHLDLDHHYNTMFSISGHLYKNLRHNHRPAVDVIWAQIAPGEYSDFPRFAGSVKHLWGRERATTETFAGMGLGLSGDLMRFITDHEVVRGINDFHLMYSSNKPPAHEKSPQMPNHMLQEPFGRLIYERMAAATAVGSLGEAAITTALYIPAFDINRAQQALKNVGITNAERLPWQWVADIAQHLTYMPVDFCYLWQEALFELDIDSGGLRTKGGQIIDTIIIPPGTTMDESVVEKLIQFAENGGKLITVFKPAWPLMNHAVMCNQVKDLTELLDREIEVDTRGTISLATRKLEDYTLYLLLNEDDRGTDALIRFKEGAVYEVSLPDFCLSPVAVSGSQVELEFAPMQLRVFLLDHSCKLALADVPQVDAAQAVIPVNWEIALPDGTSRSLSGDEFPCWAELGFPGYSGDLVYTAEFEWSSSAEKAVISAPELYSHAEFFIDDQLVGKMAYRPYEIEISGLTPGKHELKVKVYNTEANLYCGTLEIEKERYHGRFAHLAHYDRRRLTSGLLRPVEIVPVLK; from the coding sequence ATGGCGAAAGTATCAAAACTAGATCAAGTTGTTGAAGTAAATCCTGCGCTGTATCGCCCCCTCGCATTTTTTGGCATCAATATCGAACAAGACGATGACAATATTATCGAGTGGGTGAGATGGTGTAAAAGGCAGGGATTCGGCGGTTTCAACATCATCGTTGGCTCTGACTGTGAAGGCCGGGCCCATGATGCTTGGATTGAGAAACTGCTCCATGCCTATGAAGTTGCCTTAAGAACTGCCAAAGAAGAAGGATTAGAAGTCTGGATCTTTGACGACTGGGGTTATCCCAGCGGCACAGCCGGCGGCTTAGTCTGCACTAATCCTGATTACCGCATTAAGCGGCTGGATATCGTTTATGACTGCATGGTTGAACCCGGCTCCAGTGTTACAGTCACGGTGCCGGAACGCTTTGTGGCGGCCGGAGTGCTTTCAGGTCGGGATTATCAGCCGCTGAAGCTGACGCCGGGTGAAGAGTTTACATACACTGCTGAAGAACGCTCAGCCCGCTTGGTAATCGTAGGCTGGAATTATGATCCGCATCAAGCTAAGTCAAACTGCAAGTCCTATCCGGGCGATCCGGCTATGTCCTGCATTGACATGCTCAACCCCATGGCGACACGGAGATTCATTGAGGTAATGCATGAGCGGTATTTCCAGCGGCTTGAACCGTACATGGGCGATGTGGTTAAAGGCTTTTTCTATGATGAACCGTTCGTTCAGCACCAGCATCCCTGGACTGAAAAGCTTCCGGAAGTCTTTAAGGCTAAAAAGGGCTATGATCTTCTGGAAATCCTGCCTGAACTGCTGGTAAAAATGTCCCATCCGCGGGGCCATATCGTGAAATATATCGATGATTTCTTTGATGTTTGGACCGATATGGTTGCAGAAAACTACTATGGCGAGCTGAGCAGATGGTGCGAGCAGCATGGTCTGGAGCTGTCGGGTCATCTGGATTTAGACCACCATTACAATACCATGTTCTCCATCAGCGGCCATTTATACAAGAATCTGCGCCACAATCACCGACCAGCGGTGGACGTGATTTGGGCTCAGATTGCACCGGGAGAATACAGTGATTTCCCCAGATTTGCTGGTTCGGTAAAACACCTGTGGGGCAGAGAAAGAGCAACCACTGAAACCTTTGCTGGCATGGGTCTGGGCTTAAGCGGCGATTTGATGCGCTTTATTACCGACCATGAAGTGGTGCGGGGAATCAATGATTTCCATCTCATGTATTCGTCCAATAAACCGCCAGCTCACGAAAAGAGTCCCCAGATGCCCAATCATATGCTGCAGGAGCCTTTTGGCCGTTTGATTTATGAACGGATGGCAGCTGCTACAGCGGTAGGCAGCCTCGGAGAAGCAGCGATTACAACTGCTTTATACATCCCGGCCTTTGATATCAATCGGGCACAGCAGGCGCTCAAAAATGTGGGCATTACCAATGCGGAACGCCTGCCGTGGCAGTGGGTAGCTGATATAGCGCAGCACCTTACCTATATGCCTGTAGATTTCTGCTATTTATGGCAGGAAGCTCTGTTTGAGCTGGATATTGATTCCGGTGGACTCAGGACCAAGGGCGGCCAGATTATCGATACCATTATCATTCCGCCGGGAACAACCATGGATGAAAGCGTGGTTGAAAAGCTGATCCAGTTTGCAGAAAACGGCGGCAAGCTGATCACAGTCTTTAAACCGGCTTGGCCGTTAATGAATCACGCGGTAATGTGCAACCAGGTCAAAGATCTGACAGAACTGCTGGATCGAGAGATCGAGGTCGACACTCGGGGTACCATTTCCTTGGCAACCCGTAAGCTGGAGGATTATACGCTGTACCTGCTGCTCAATGAGGATGACAGGGGTACAGATGCTTTGATCCGCTTTAAAGAGGGGGCTGTTTATGAAGTCAGTCTGCCTGATTTCTGCCTCAGTCCGGTGGCGGTTAGCGGCAGCCAAGTCGAGTTAGAGTTTGCACCGATGCAGCTGCGGGTCTTCCTGCTTGATCACAGCTGCAAGCTGGCATTAGCGGACGTTCCTCAAGTTGATGCAGCTCAAGCGGTGATACCAGTCAATTGGGAGATCGCACTTCCTGATGGGACCAGCCGCTCACTTTCCGGAGATGAGTTCCCATGCTGGGCAGAGCTGGGTTTCCCGGGCTACTCCGGTGACTTAGTCTACACAGCTGAGTTTGAATGGAGCAGCAGCGCAGAGAAAGCTGTGATTTCCGCCCCAGAGCTGTACAGCCACGCGGAATTCTTTATTGATGATCAGCTGGTAGGTAAAATGGCATATCGGCCGTATGAAATAGAAATCAGCGGGCTGACCCCCGGCAAACATGAGCTCAAAGTCAAAGTGTACAACACAGAAGCAAACTTGTACTGCGGTACACTAGAAATTGAAAAAGAGCGCTATCACGGTAGATTTGCTCACTTAGCTCATTATGACCGCAGGCGGTTAACATCCGGTCTGCTGCGACCAGTAGAGATTGTTCCTGTCTTGAAATAG
- a CDS encoding polysaccharide biosynthesis protein, with translation MVVADAILINAAALLTLTLPLNGDLEVSPASLVFVIARIVAIRLLCHWYFGLYNRVWEYASINELISIIKAVTVGSLISLLFMVNFLPAPYSAYSFELINWFISVVLIGGFRLFLRIRQQGYHLLKTPAKGRRVLIVGAGDAGALVAKEFKNHYQDSVNVIGFIDDDPNKLNLKLLDHNILGARRDIPKVVAEHQIEEIVIAMPSVPGKTIREIVQICQSTDADVKILPGVFDIIDGNVTINQIRDVEVEDLLGREPVQVDLDSMSGYIRGQVVLVTGAGGSIGSELCRQLVHFDPEKLLMLDVNENGIYEILLDLREQTRVELVPLIKNVQDFYAIHRVFQEYKPDVIFHAAAHKHVPLMEDNPEEAIKNNCMGTYNVAQAANIHNAKRFVLVSTDKAVNPTSVMGASKRIAEILIQYLNSVSNTHFVGVRFGNVLGSKGSVVPLFKKQIAAGGPVTVTHEEMVRYFMTIPEAVQLIIQAGAFASDGEIFVLDMGEPVKIMDLAKTLIRLSGFEVDDIGIVITGMRPGEKLYEELLTTEEVRSNPTKHERIFIAPPTPVEQEVITGIIQEFMMGSFPAGPVETEAWIQRILPDFQLVRHAPVVPELEPADTEAASTTE, from the coding sequence ATGGTTGTAGCGGATGCAATTCTCATAAATGCGGCTGCGCTGCTTACTTTGACGCTGCCTCTGAATGGGGATTTAGAGGTCAGCCCTGCGTCGCTTGTTTTTGTTATTGCCAGAATTGTGGCGATCAGGCTGCTGTGCCACTGGTATTTCGGGCTTTACAATCGAGTTTGGGAGTATGCCAGCATTAATGAACTGATCAGCATCATAAAAGCGGTGACTGTTGGTTCTCTGATCAGTCTCTTATTTATGGTAAATTTTCTGCCAGCTCCCTACAGTGCCTATAGTTTTGAATTGATTAATTGGTTTATCAGCGTGGTTTTAATTGGCGGATTCAGGCTGTTTTTGCGGATCAGACAGCAGGGCTACCATCTGTTAAAGACTCCGGCGAAAGGCAGGCGGGTGCTGATTGTTGGAGCAGGAGATGCGGGAGCACTGGTTGCCAAGGAGTTCAAAAATCATTATCAGGATTCAGTTAATGTGATTGGATTTATTGATGACGACCCAAACAAGTTAAATCTAAAATTGTTGGATCACAATATTCTCGGTGCCCGCAGAGATATTCCGAAAGTTGTAGCCGAGCATCAGATCGAAGAGATAGTCATCGCGATGCCTTCGGTACCCGGTAAGACTATTCGTGAAATTGTGCAGATCTGTCAGTCGACCGATGCCGATGTTAAGATTCTTCCAGGCGTTTTTGATATTATTGACGGCAATGTCACGATCAATCAGATTCGCGATGTGGAGGTTGAGGATCTGCTCGGTCGGGAGCCGGTGCAGGTTGATTTGGACAGCATGTCGGGTTACATCCGCGGTCAAGTCGTGCTGGTAACCGGCGCAGGAGGTTCGATCGGATCTGAACTGTGCCGACAATTGGTTCATTTTGACCCCGAGAAACTGCTGATGCTGGACGTTAATGAAAATGGTATTTATGAGATTCTGCTGGATTTAAGAGAACAAACGCGAGTAGAATTGGTGCCGCTGATCAAAAATGTGCAGGACTTTTACGCAATACATAGGGTATTTCAAGAGTATAAACCGGATGTTATTTTCCATGCCGCAGCCCATAAACATGTACCTTTGATGGAAGATAACCCGGAAGAAGCAATTAAGAACAACTGCATGGGTACGTACAATGTGGCCCAGGCTGCCAACATTCATAATGCAAAGCGTTTTGTGCTGGTATCTACTGACAAGGCGGTAAATCCTACCAGTGTAATGGGTGCGTCTAAACGCATTGCTGAGATACTGATTCAGTATCTGAATTCCGTCAGCAATACTCATTTTGTCGGTGTGCGCTTTGGAAACGTTCTGGGCAGTAAGGGCAGTGTAGTGCCCCTATTTAAGAAACAGATCGCTGCCGGCGGACCTGTTACAGTAACCCATGAAGAGATGGTTCGCTACTTTATGACTATTCCCGAGGCTGTTCAGCTGATTATTCAAGCGGGTGCATTTGCCTCTGATGGTGAAATCTTTGTCTTGGATATGGGTGAGCCAGTGAAGATTATGGACCTAGCCAAGACTTTGATCCGCTTATCCGGATTTGAAGTTGATGATATCGGCATTGTGATCACAGGAATGCGGCCTGGGGAAAAGTTATATGAAGAGCTGCTGACAACCGAGGAAGTGCGTAGTAATCCTACCAAGCATGAGCGGATCTTCATCGCTCCTCCCACTCCGGTCGAGCAGGAAGTTATTACGGGCATCATTCAAGAGTTTATGATGGGAAGCTTCCCGGCAGGACCGGTAGAAACTGAAGCATGGATTCAGCGGATTCTTCCTGACTTTCAGCTGGTAAGGCATGCTCCGGTTGTACCCGAGCTGGAACCGGCAGATACCGAAGCGGCCAGCACCACGGAATAG
- the galE gene encoding UDP-glucose 4-epimerase GalE: MAILVTGGAGYIGSHTCVELLNAGYDIVVVDNLSNSKPEAIKRIRALTGRDFRFYPVDILDKPALSAVFMDNRINAVIHFAGLKAVGESVEIPLHYYHNNVTGTLVLCEVMQEYGVKKMVFSSSATVYGMPERVPISEDFPLAPTNPYGRTKLMIEQILQDLQQADPQWSIALLRYFNPIGAHASGRIGEDPNGIPNNLMPYITQVAVGKLPQLRVFGDDYPTKDGTGVRDYIHVVDLSIGHLRALEKIDKASGVYIYNLGTGRGYSVLEVVEAFAKASGKDIPYVITERRAGDVAECYADPTKAKQELGWEAERDILQMCEDSWRWQVNNPNGYEDESDL; the protein is encoded by the coding sequence ATGGCAATACTGGTAACAGGCGGAGCAGGCTACATTGGGAGCCACACCTGCGTAGAGCTTTTGAATGCAGGGTATGACATTGTGGTTGTGGATAATTTATCCAACAGCAAACCGGAAGCGATCAAGAGAATTCGCGCCCTCACCGGCAGAGATTTTCGCTTTTATCCGGTTGATATTCTGGATAAGCCTGCTTTATCTGCAGTTTTTATGGATAACCGCATCAACGCAGTTATTCATTTTGCAGGACTCAAAGCAGTAGGCGAGTCAGTAGAAATTCCGTTACACTACTATCACAACAATGTAACCGGAACTTTGGTTTTGTGCGAAGTGATGCAGGAATATGGCGTAAAGAAAATGGTATTCAGCTCTTCTGCCACCGTATACGGTATGCCGGAACGGGTGCCGATTTCCGAGGATTTTCCCTTAGCGCCTACTAATCCTTATGGAAGAACTAAACTCATGATCGAGCAGATTCTTCAGGATCTGCAGCAGGCTGATCCGCAGTGGAGCATTGCGCTGCTGCGCTATTTCAATCCGATTGGTGCTCATGCCAGCGGCCGCATCGGTGAAGATCCGAATGGTATTCCCAACAACTTAATGCCTTATATTACCCAAGTGGCAGTTGGTAAGTTGCCGCAGCTGCGGGTCTTTGGCGATGATTATCCAACCAAAGACGGAACTGGGGTCAGGGATTATATCCATGTTGTGGATCTTTCGATCGGTCATTTAAGAGCGCTGGAAAAAATAGACAAGGCCAGCGGTGTTTACATCTATAATCTCGGCACCGGCAGAGGATACAGCGTGCTGGAGGTAGTAGAAGCGTTCGCCAAAGCTTCAGGGAAAGATATTCCCTATGTGATTACCGAGCGGCGGGCCGGTGACGTTGCTGAGTGCTACGCCGATCCGACCAAGGCAAAACAAGAACTTGGTTGGGAGGCAGAGCGGGATATCCTGCAGATGTGTGAGGATTCTTGGCGCTGGCAGGTTAATAACCCCAACGGGTATGAGGACGAATCAGATCTATAA
- a CDS encoding DUF1540 domain-containing protein, translating into MPHVYCSVDNCHYWAQGNVCHASEILVTADAWAAEAPDTMDASQHMEVPTASAQTCMDTCCKTFVAKGSDAVEVDNITKN; encoded by the coding sequence TTGCCTCATGTCTACTGCAGTGTAGATAACTGCCACTATTGGGCACAGGGAAATGTCTGTCATGCATCCGAGATTCTAGTCACAGCCGATGCCTGGGCAGCAGAAGCCCCGGATACAATGGATGCTTCGCAGCATATGGAAGTTCCAACAGCGAGTGCCCAAACCTGTATGGATACCTGCTGTAAAACTTTTGTCGCAAAAGGTTCGGATGCCGTTGAAGTGGATAATATAACCAAAAATTGA
- a CDS encoding DUF5069 domain-containing protein: MSFEPRDGSIVLGGIPWLARMIDKARAKADGTIEDYIYPCPKDQDLLKKLSLTAEEFSAIVAESNSDEEIVEKVKANYRG; encoded by the coding sequence ATGAGTTTCGAACCGAGAGATGGCAGCATTGTTCTGGGAGGAATTCCTTGGCTGGCCAGAATGATTGATAAAGCCAGGGCAAAAGCAGATGGAACGATCGAGGATTACATTTATCCCTGTCCGAAAGATCAGGATTTGTTGAAAAAATTGAGCCTAACTGCGGAGGAGTTTTCGGCCATTGTTGCCGAAAGTAATAGTGATGAGGAAATTGTGGAAAAGGTAAAAGCAAACTATCGCGGATAA
- a CDS encoding Gfo/Idh/MocA family oxidoreductase has product MKQVAVVLVGIGGYGSGYVDQLLQAGRDDVVIAGVVDPYPNNYEGIARLRELQIPIYNTLNEFYAEHKADLAVISSPIHFHCEQTTTALANGSHVLCEKPVSAVVQEALKMKEAQEHADKLVGIGYQWSFSEPILSLKQDILAGKLGHPELLKTLVLWPRNLTYYSRGWAGRMKAPDGSWVLDSVANNATAHFLHNMFFILGDRIDHSASLKQVEAELYRANRIENFDTCAVRAVTTGGTEILFYASHAVKTSIGPIFEYRFSDAVVRYNEGSSEPNITVKYNDGTWKSYGNPKLNPRRKLWMMVDAVRGEGIVPCGIDASLTQTICINGAQECMPEIKTLPEEIVIHDPKSDTIYVDHLEELFVHLYQGEILPHQDNVDWAAAGKVVNLENYRYYPSLGLDS; this is encoded by the coding sequence GTGAAACAAGTTGCGGTTGTGCTGGTGGGAATCGGAGGATACGGCAGCGGTTATGTCGACCAGCTGTTACAAGCCGGGCGGGATGACGTGGTTATTGCCGGAGTTGTCGATCCTTATCCTAATAATTATGAGGGGATTGCGAGGCTGCGCGAGCTGCAGATTCCGATTTACAATACACTTAATGAGTTTTATGCCGAGCATAAAGCCGATCTGGCTGTGATTTCATCACCGATCCATTTCCACTGCGAGCAGACCACGACAGCTCTTGCTAACGGCAGTCATGTGCTGTGTGAGAAGCCGGTCAGCGCTGTGGTTCAGGAAGCGCTGAAGATGAAAGAAGCCCAGGAGCATGCTGATAAGCTGGTAGGGATTGGTTATCAGTGGTCATTCAGCGAACCAATCCTGAGCTTAAAGCAGGACATTTTAGCTGGAAAGCTTGGTCATCCGGAGCTTTTGAAAACCTTAGTTTTATGGCCGCGGAACCTAACCTACTATTCCCGCGGTTGGGCAGGGAGGATGAAAGCGCCTGACGGCAGCTGGGTCTTAGACAGTGTCGCCAATAACGCCACCGCTCATTTCCTCCACAACATGTTCTTTATTCTCGGTGATCGGATTGATCATAGCGCATCTCTAAAGCAGGTTGAGGCTGAGCTGTATCGAGCCAATCGAATCGAAAACTTTGATACCTGCGCTGTGAGAGCGGTTACAACTGGTGGAACTGAAATTTTGTTTTATGCCAGTCACGCGGTGAAAACCAGCATCGGGCCAATCTTCGAATACCGCTTCAGTGATGCAGTAGTTCGCTACAATGAAGGCTCATCAGAACCTAATATCACGGTTAAATACAACGATGGCACTTGGAAATCTTACGGCAACCCTAAACTGAATCCCCGGCGGAAGCTGTGGATGATGGTTGATGCGGTGAGGGGAGAAGGGATCGTCCCCTGCGGCATTGACGCGTCTTTAACCCAGACCATCTGCATTAATGGAGCCCAGGAATGCATGCCTGAGATTAAGACACTTCCCGAAGAGATTGTGATCCATGATCCCAAATCGGACACAATCTATGTGGATCACCTGGAGGAGTTATTCGTCCATCTATATCAGGGTGAGATTCTGCCCCATCAGGATAATGTAGATTGGGCTGCAGCTGGGAAGGTGGTCAATTTGGAGAACTACCGCTATTATCCTTCACTAGGACTGGATTCCTAA